Proteins found in one Triticum urartu cultivar G1812 chromosome 4, Tu2.1, whole genome shotgun sequence genomic segment:
- the LOC125554261 gene encoding uncharacterized protein LOC125554261, translating to MDKPPAAAAANKAGNPPAAAAANKVRNPPAAAAANNFANPPVASLQVVVIAPAANVVVNAPANVVVNPSAEAASACGAAASAANANAWKKKKDKCCMIFLVVGQTFLALLLVAHAAYNAANSPAPGAADVALLTIWLICLALSVVMLVLLCIEK from the exons ATGGACAAACCTCCGGCGGCAGCAGCAGCCAACAAGGCTGGCAATCCTCCGGCGGCAGCAGCAGCCAACAAGGTTCGCAATCCTCCGGCGGCAGCAGCGGCCAACAACTTTGCCAATCCTCCGGTGGCTTCG CTGCAGGTGGTGGTGATAGCTCCTGCAGCGAATGTGGTCGTCAATGCACCAGCGAATGTGGTCGTCAATCCATCAGCAGAGGCGGCGTCAGCGTGTGGAGCTGCG GCTTCTGCAGCGAATGCCAATGcctggaagaagaagaaggacaagTGTTGCATGATATTTCTGGTCGTTGGGCAGACCTTCCTGGCTCTGCTGCTGGTAGCTCATGCAGCGTACAATGCGGCCAATTCTCCGGCGCCGGGAGCAGCG GATGTTGCGCTGCTGACAATTTGGCTCATCTGTCTGGCGTTGAGCGTTGTTATGCTCGTGCTGCTGTGCATCGAAAAGTAG